A genomic region of Tamandua tetradactyla isolate mTamTet1 chromosome 2, mTamTet1.pri, whole genome shotgun sequence contains the following coding sequences:
- the MARCKSL1 gene encoding MARCKS-related protein: MGSQSSKAPRGDVNAEETAGASPAKANGQENGHVKSNGDLSPKGEGESPPVNGTYEAAGATGDAIEPAPPSQAAEAKGESPPKETPKKKKKFSFKKPFKLGGLSFKRNRKEGGGDSSASSPTEEEQEQGEMGVCSDEGTAQEGKAVVTPESQEPQAKGAEASADSKGGDTEEEAGPQAAEASTPSGPESGPTPASKQNE, translated from the exons ATGGGTAGCCAGAGCTCCAAGGCTCCCCGGGGCGACGTGAACGCCGAGGAGACAGCAGGCGCTTCCCCAGCCAAGGCCAACGGACAG GAGAACGGCCACGTGAAAAGCAATGGAGACCTATCCCCTAAGGGTGAAGGGGAGTCGCCCCCCGTGAACGGAACATATGAGGCAGCCGGGGCCACAGGCGATGCCATCGAGCCAGCACCCCCCAGCCAGGCCGCTGAGGCCAAGGGGGAGTCCCCCCCCAAGGAGACccccaagaaaaagaagaaattctcttTCAAGAAGCCTTTCAAATTGGGCGGCCTGTCCTTCAAGAGAAATCGGAAGGAGGGTGGGGGTGATTCCTCTGCCTCCTCACCCACAGAGGAAGAGCAGGAGCAGGGGGAGATGGGTGTCTGCAGCGACGAAGGCACTGCCCAGGAAGGGAAGGCTGTTGTTACCCCCGAGAGCCAGGAGCCCCAGGCCAAGGGGGCAGAGGCTAGTGCTGACTCCAAGGGAGGAGACACAGAAGAAGAGGCAGGGCCCCAGGCTGCAGAGGCATCCACTCCCTCGGGGCCAGAGAGTGGCCCTACACCTGCCAGCAAGCAGAATGAGTag
- the HDAC1 gene encoding histone deacetylase 1 isoform X2, with product MKPHRIRMTHNLLLNYGLYRKMEIYRPHKANAEEMTKYHSDDYIKFLRSIRPDNMSEYSKQMQRFNVGEDCPVFDGLFEFCQLSTGGSVASAVKLNKQQTDIAVNWAGGLHHAKKSEASGFCYVNDIVLAILELLKYHQRVLYIDIDIHHGDGVEEAFYTTDRVMTVSFHKYGEYFPGTGDLRDIGAGKGKYYAVNYPLRDGIDDESYEAIFKPVMSKVMEMFQPSAVVLQCGSDSLSGDRLGCFNLTIKGHAKCVEFVKSFNLPMLMLGGGGYTIRNVARCWTYETAVALDTEIPNELPYNDYFEYFGPDFKLHISPSNMTNQNTNEYLEKIKQRLFENLRMLPHAPGVQMQAIPEDAIPEESADEDEEDPDKRISICSSDKRIACEEEFSDSDEEGEGSRKNSSNFKKTKRIKTEDEKEKDPEEKKEITEEEKTMEEKPETKGVKEEVKLS from the exons CGCCCTCATAAAGCCAATGCTGAGGAGATGACCAAGTACCACAGTGATGACTACATTAAATTTTTGCGCTCCATCCGCCCAGATAATATGTCTGAATACAGCAAACAGATGCAGAGAT tCAATGTTGGGGAAGACTGTCCAGTATTTGATGGCCTGTTTGAGTTCTGTCAGTTATCTACTGGTGGTTCTGTGG CAAGTGCTGTGAAACTTAATAAGCAGCAGACGGACATCGCTGTGAATTGGGCTGGGGGCCTGCACCATGCAAAGAAGTCTGAGGCATCTGGCTTCTGTTACGTCAATGATATCGTCTTGGCCATCCTGGAACTGCTAAA GTATCATCAGAGGGTGCTGTATATTGACATTGATATTCACCACGGCGATGGCGTGGAAGAGGCGTTCTATACCACAGACCGGGTCATGACTGTGTCCTTTCATAAATACGGAGAATACTTCCCAGGAACAGGGGATCTACGG GATATTGGCGCGGGCAAAGGCAAATATTATGCTGTTAACTACCCGCTCCGGGATGGGATTGATGATGAGTCCTACGAGGCCATTTTCAAGCCG GTCATGTCCAAAGTAATGGAGATGTTCCAGCCTAGTGCAGTCGTCTTACAGTGTGGCTCTGACTCCCTGTCTGGGGATAGGTTAGGTTGCTTCAATCTCACCATCAAAG GGCATGCCAAGTGTGTGGAATTTGTGAAGAGCTTCAACCTGCCTATGCTGATGCTGGGAGGAGGTGGTTACACCATTCGTAATGTTGCCCGGTGCTGGACATATGAAACAGCTGTGGCCTTGGACACAGAGATCCCAAATG AGCTTCCATACAACGACTACTTTGAATACTTTGGACCAGATTTCAAACTTCACATCAGTCCTTCCAATATGACCAACCAGAACACTAATGAGTACTTAGAGAAGATCAA ACAGCGACTATTTGAGAACCTGCGAATGCTACCCCATGCACCTGGGGTCCAAATGCAGGCAATTCCTGAGGATGCCATCCCGGAGGAGAGCGCTGATGAGGATGAAGAGGACCCTGACAAGCGCATTTCAA TTTGTTCCTCTGACAAACGAATTGCCTGTGAGGAAGAGTTCTCTGACTCTGATGAGGAGGGTGAGGGCAGCCGCAAGAACTCTTCCAACTTCAAAAAAACCAAGAGAATCAAAACAgaggatgaaaaagagaaagacccagaagagaagaaag AAatcacagaagaagagaaaaccaTGGAGGAGAAGCCTGAAACCAAAGG GGTCAAGGAAGAGGTCAAATTGTCATGA